In Thunnus thynnus chromosome 4, fThuThy2.1, whole genome shotgun sequence, the DNA window AGTTtgacaaaaatatatgaaaatatattatttttgtcaaattctagtcatttgatttttgttagTTAGCCTACTTTTCGTCTCAGaaatttttgtctcatttttgtAGTTAGTTTGTCACCCACATTGGattaaaagacattttacaaaacatgcatCTTCCAGTTATACATATACAAAGGcatgcagagaaagaaaagaaatccaaAATGGACTGTCCTCAGAAAAAGTACAGTTACATATCTACATCTTATCCTGATAAAGagcttttctctcttctctcaggctTTCTCCAATTAGTCGgctagtttatttatttcatatgttAACAATAGCAATATTCAGAGGCAACAGTAACTGTGGTTACCGGTGTTGTTTTTGTCTATCACAAGGTTAGTGGAAAATGCATTGTTTACTTGCTTATACCAGACTGTAATTGTTCACAAACATTGTGTGGTAACACAACAGACTCACTCTCCTCAGTAAATCTAGTTTGTCATTCCCAACCTGAGCTGCTCACTCACTGTCATCCTTGCTCACCTTGCACTGCAGCTATGTGCACTCCACTACAGAACAGCATGATCATTCAGAAGCTGTACTCGCTCATATTTTCAGCACTGGTTACTGTGTCTGTTTAGCTTGAGGCAAGCAGCTAAAACTTCAAATAACATGAATGCAGAAATATTCCTTTAGTGAACACCTAGAGGAAGATTTCCTTGTCCTTGATTGGACAACAGGCTTTTGTTACAATCAGACCTGTAAGACCCGAAGTCATAAGGAAACCTATACTCACTGGCTTCCTGATATGTTGGTAATGGTCCTGGTGTGAAAGGTTGTCCCAGGTAGGGCATTGTCAGCATGGGCTGAGGCTTGCAGCCCTGTTGCATAGGCTGGCTTCCATAACCCGACTGGACTAGTGCAGACTGGAAGAGCGCATTCTGGAGCCCCAGAAAGGGTGATACATTTAGCTGCTGGGGGTAGTGCTGAGGAGTGATGTTGTTGATAGTAGCTGTAACAGttttaaacagacaaaaatatatgatataaaaGCTTGGTAGGGGGTAGGGGGTTCAATCACAGTTTCAGATGAGGTGGGAGAGTACAACTGAGGAAGGAATTGTTAACCAgatttattgcatttatttttagagCATGACCACCAGCACAGAGAATTCACAATGGTAAATACAAAGCAATTCTACATTAAAACTTATAGGAAGTTCAGATTTTATACAGAGATGTCACTTGTTTGTTCCACAAATATGCAGCAAGACTTAAACCATAATCTGGCAGGGAAAGTTGAAGCTCGTTATAAATCAACAAGCTTCTATAAATTGTCCTGTTCTATGAATGTTGCTTAATTTGGCGTCActaaaattcaattaaaattcTTCTTCATTATTTTCACTGACCACTTCCTGTAAAGGACATGGGATGGTCTTTACTTTTCCCCACTGTGGTTGTGGTGGAAACAATGAGTTAGACAAGATGGAGCCCTGACATTCCTGGATATGATCTCCCCCAGTTGGGGGAATTCACATCCTTGCTGTGTTTTAGCCTACCGTTCTCTGCCACAGCTAATTAGTTGCTGCATGGTAAACCTGAACAAGCTGGTTAAAAGACACAACAGAGAGGAAGTGCAAGAGTGTgcagtgcacacacaaatacatacagagCTCAGGTGCTTATCTCTACTCTTGGGAGTTTTTAAAGAAACTATTTTTAAGAGTGGACATAAATATAAGTGATTCAGTATAAATGATGTGAAGAGAAGAGGACAAAATCAGAAGGctcacagcagaaataaactgGTAGTTACTTTAGTAACACTGGACTGCCAACATACTGTAAATTGGCACCAATATTACATATTTCTACAAACAAAGTGAGGCAATCAGTGCCTCACTGACACAAAAATGTTTGCATCCACATTAGGGTACCTCCTCCTTTAAGTCTGGATAACTCGATAAATCAAGTCACAGTCAGTTTGAGCTCCTTCAACATTGGTTGTTGTAAATATCAAGGCAGTCACACACTTATCTGAAGAACTAGCTGCAGTAGTAGTTCTGTATCTAAAAGCATCACTAACAACTATAGACTTAATTTTTCATTAGTGGAGGGTTACTTACGTCGGGGCTTGCAGCATAATTTGTACTGGAGGTAGCAGTGAAAGAGACAACAgcagatgaaaatgatgaaagggATGATAAATCCAACAACTACATAAATTGGTGTGTTATcactaaaacagaaacaaagaaaaatgaatgcaaaacagttttaataatGATATTGTCTATTACCTTACAGATGCAGAATAGTAGACAAAATAGCTCAATGATGTCAACTCTACCCCATTCAGACCACCAAGGATAGTACACATTACTAATACACAATATCTGTCACAACCGTCTTTTGCATCAATTATtactaaaaacacacatacaatcagTCGTCAATtataaatatagaatattgtCCCAGTCTGTACAATACCTTACCTTGGTGCCATATCTGTTGAAATTCACATCAGACGTGTAAGACAAATATATTTACTAATCTGCTCGTGAcaatgtgaagaagaagagatttcTGGTGTAAGCTGCCATTGATTAATGCATTAACTTTATGCTGGTGGTTACGCGCAGGAAGACGCTACTTCCTGTGCAAGAAAGGGACCAGGAACACACAGAGGACTGAAGATTTGGTCACTTCAAAATGCCCGGATTCAGACAGGAAactgtgagagagggagaggtctGCACTTAACCAATCAGCTCTTGCAAAGGTCGTCCGTACACAGCTACCGTGGTTCTGCCAACATCCCTGGTTACTTAATGTTCTGATCTTGCTCAATGTCTCAGTCTCATGTTTTCCCTTCTGTCTTcttgaaaaactaaaaaatttttttataTATGCCTTACTGCAAGAGTACATTTTACATTGATTTACATTTGCTTACATATGATAGTGTTCATACTAGaattattacaatatttatatattttatggtaaaaaaaaaggtagtaTGATAATGCATGTACATAgtaaacatatacacataccTGTATATCtctatatacatatacatgtgtAACCATTGTAACTCTTCTtcagtctgtgttgtgttttgtgagaCAAGGACCAACACTCACTTCAGTTTCTGTATGGACATTTATTGCCTGGTCAACAAACATGGAAACCCATTGGTCAGTCATGTAGGCACAGCAATCTCTAGGCACAGCTCTACAGAAATGATAACTTAGCCTACTAGCTAACTAAATTAGCTATAAAAACTTTGGTAAAATATAACCAATTTAGCGCATTTGATTAAGTGCAATGCGATCACCACATTCCATCATCCAATCCAACATAATAACTGTGTCATTAGATTACGTTTTTGACAGATTTAATATAATGCTGTGTTCCAAAACCAATCAACCAATAAGAATCCACAACACATATACAAACCTAAATATGACTGGTTATGATCCTGGGAAGTGCTGAATTCCACATGCCTTCCACATGCCTGTTACATGTCTAATACACAATGGGACTACACAAAACCTCATTAATAATCAACTCCTGTAGACGTAATTATCAGAAAACCTGTTCCATATTGACACCGTATATATCCTAAACCCTGCCGCAGAAGTCCCACTGAAGGAGGTGAAGAGAGTAGACCACCTTGACTACCACGCAGGTCAGAACCACAAGTTTGTGTCTCAACCAGAGATTGGTTAAGATGTGGAGCATCCTGGTCATCCTGACACTGACTGTCAACCTCCATACTTGAGTCATTAGACCCCTCAGATGGCAACTGAGACACCAAGACTCAGAATGTTAGGGtaacacatttcacaaagtGGCTGAATTATGTAAATTTTCTAAATCTGTagttttgaatttgttttacattaatttccaAATTACTTGCagtttctgtttactgtcactAGATGTCATTAAAATTTCATGATGGCAGTTAGGACCTAACAAGTCTCACCAAAGCAAAACTGTCACTGCTgatgagagagatggagagagagaaagagagaaggaggttATGGCAGTTATGACTTTATAAGTGCATGTAACCAGGGGTCTGGACACAAGCTGGTCCCCAACTGATTCACTGATGTAATTTCTATGCCAAACTGAAAAGTTTTTGACCAATCACAGTAGCAAAGCAGATTGATGTCACCTGGTAGTGCCAGATCAATGTGTTGTtattcatttccattttatacGGACTGGCAAACTCTATCTTGCTGTCATAGTCTGTTAGTCAGTATCTGTCTGAGATAACTGCTGGGGACAGACTTGAGGCCAGACCACTTTTAATCACCATGCAAATTCAAAAAGTACCAAAGACTCATTCATGGGGGCCAATACCAATGTTAGTACAAATGCAGGTGCAAAATAGTggatttaaatttaattaagcagattttaaacaaagactaagttatttaatgtttgtagTTAATGTATGCATTGCATTTAGACTATCCTAAGAAACTCATTCACATGTTCAGATTTATCCAGAAAATACCTATGTGTCTTAATGATGGTAAACCACTGACAGTTCCTACTgaaaatgacttgttgaaaGAGTGAACCAAGCAACAAGTTTGAATGCACACATTTGCTATAATGGTACATATATGGATCTACCATAAAGATACAGTAAGGGCAAGTAAAGGAGAGCAGTAAGTGTTTTGTTCAGCTTTACAGGTGTTGCTGTTAACTAGAGTTTTTAGAAGTGTCCAGGgttctttaataatttttgcCTCGAAAATAAATCCAGCCATTATGTTTTAGTTTTCGTTGCTCATTTTATTGGCACTACCCATGTGAGATTAGGGCTGCAaaaacagttgttgttttttttaactctgattaatcaattaattgtttgacCTATAAAATGTTTGTCAGTCTAAACCGCCAAgtatttaatttactatcataaaagacaaagataTGCAGCAAATCTCACAATTGAGAAGCTGTAACTATGAAATGTTTGAAGAGTTAAAACTGTGGGAGTGAGAagtgtttagatttttttttttttttttttctggtctaaaaaGTTGGCTGATTCAGCCTGtgcctgatgacatcacacactgaTAAGATCTGCAGACTGCTGTACAAGCCCTCACTTTGGACTTAAGTTGCTCCAAAAGTACAAAAGGTATCACAACACAGAACACAACTTTCAATATCGAAAGTTTgctgaacattttgaaatttgaacAGGGTCTGTAGGCCAACGTACATCCAAGCATGTGAGTTTCAAATTTACAAAGAGTTTTTCATCTTTCCAACTGAGGTCTATCATTCCATAGGCTGTCATTAtaaattttgatatttaaaaacttATATAAAATCACTTGAATAAgctagaaaaaataaaagtaagcCTAAATGAGACTTGTTTACTGTCTCAAAAACTAAGAGGTCACTGATTTGTTGTCTTGCATTTATAATACAGGTTTccttttttccacaaaataaaGTGGGACATAAGCAACCTCTGGTGGCGTTTGGAGTtcattaaaaagagaaatggaTCCAAAAATTAGAGCTGTAGAGTTGATACTTTTATTAATAGTGATATTActgtgtttaaataaaataaagacatgcTATGCTAGCTGATTGGGAGATAGTCAgctaaacacacaagtcatcataatcatcactggcaaaaacacttttttgctTATTAGGCATTGTACTGTAGTTGCTTCTCAATGCTGAAATACACCATTTCCCAGAGTGTTTCATCATAATTTCAACAGTTCTGATGACACACAACAGTTTAAGGTGCTGCATATAAgaagaaaatcacaaaacaatctGAATTGTGACTAAATGATTGAGAAATAATCCATGCTTactatatcattttttaatcatataattgctctttttattcttgtttttctgtgtcctgACTtggagtttgtgtgtttgtacttgtaCTTATATTTCTCTCCTggaaattcaacatttttcagaaTTGAAGGTAATCATATTATAAAATTGGATATTGCCAAACACATGGTTATAACTGAAGCTTTAATTCATAATGAATTACCCATAAAAAGCAGTAACAGCAAGATATAGCAATAAGTTTTAatagtttagttagtttaaaTTTTGGAcatattacaataaaaatgtagatttcCTAAAACAGATTTAATTCGAATTTGACATCCTGCAAAGCAGTTTCCACTCTATCAATACAATGTAATCCACACGTTTCATTTCCATTTCCAGTGAGAACGGTAGTTCAGCCAGGGTTTTAATACATGAAGTGTTTTCATGGACCATAGGAAGGGTTGTAAGGAGGCTGTGCAAGCTCAGCCGAATGTGGCGGCAATGTGTACGGTTGGAGTTGAAAAGGGTACGTCGGCTGTCCGGGACTGAACAAACCTGGAGAGTAAGCTGGAtcagctaaaaaaaagaaaagaaaaactaataTTTAACTTGTTGTCACAGAAGAATTGTGTGTCGCTTTTcctattattaattcatatttgttttaattaagatGTAGGCCTAATTAGAGGATAAGTCCggtgttatattttatttttgttattgtcaagaccaaaaccaacaacatgtTAGTCCAtcctaccctgtctgtggctctcagccctAAGCCCAATGGTTCCTACTGATCCTAATCTTCCTAATCTTTAATAACAGGTttaatatagtatatatagttcAAGTTCTAAACAAAGCTCAGTAATTTCATAAAAAGAAGCTGGGCACTGTACTTTTTAGCAAAACAGTACTCAAAAGGAATAAATAGTATAGTTGTTggttaatattttctgttgtgaaTTAATACAAGTTTAGTGCTCTAGTGAGcattttacagcagcaggatgggggtgactcaaaataaactaattcATTGCTTTAGGTACACaggcaatacttgttagtaggatacattcattgttgtttttggtcttttcagtGAATTTAAGCATTACAACAGTATTTCTGTCAGTACATGCTTAGAAACAACCTAACTGAATCAAGCtgcctttattttgcttttaggCTCAATCTGTCAAAAAGTTCAAAGGTGAACATAATTATcaagtttgaaaatgtcatGAAGTACTGTTACCCTCAGATTCCAGgtatgatggtggtggtggtgctgtgGGCACAGGCGGGCCTTCATATCCCGACTGCACAGGTACAGACTGGTAGCCCGGGTAGGACGGCTGATATCCAGAGGGTAAGACTGGCTGCTGGGGTGTGTTGGCTGGTGTCAGAGTGGTCATCACAACTATAGGTAAAATCATAGATTGAGTTTAGTTTGCAAACATGATCCACCAGTACATCCAAGACACTACACTGTCAAGCAGTAAAGATCAGGGTAGCTGTAATCACTTCCACATTGTTTGCTGTGTAATTTTCTTAAGATACATGAAAAGTTTTAGCGAGAGGATGTCTACACAAACTTACCATGAGAAGTGTGTGTCCTACTTCGGTTGCGTCCTTTTCGACAACACTTTTTGTAGCACAAGCAGCAAGGTGCCACACAGCAGATGataagagacacacagaggatAATGGGAATAATAGACCCTATGATGCTTCCAAGAAGAATAgcaattttgctttttttcccataACTGGAcctggagagacagacagaaaacagcagttttAAGAAGTAAAAGGATTACAAACAATGACATTTCTTAAAAATTATATTGTTTAAGAATGCTTAGAGATTGATAAGCTGGTGAACTAATATCACTTCTCAGAATATCATATCCTGTAACtgctactttttaaatttttttgcaTCATGGAGAGTGAAACATAGGCACAAAATCTGAAGTTCACCTCATAGAACAGagttcttgtttttcttcaggtAGAcgattttctttttcactgcaACAGTATTTACTGTTGCAGTTTCCACAGCAGTATCGAGTGCCACATTGCTGAGGGTCATAGAAGTGACCATTGGTGTCCCAGTAGCCTCTACAGTAATCAGCTGcaacatataaaacacacacacacacctcacagtCATGGTGAGGAGAAGCGAGACAGAGAGATTGAGGAGTTACAGTATAATTTGAAATGATAAGACAAGCGGCTAAAATAGTGCAGTTTATTTGTCTCTGAATATacattaaacatacagtacacatactTCACAGACAACGATCCCACTGAGAACGTAAAATGAGAGttatcattttagtttcactttgTGACTGTCGTCATATGACTGAGGAAGATACAGTCTTTAACATCCCAAACCTTACAAATAAATACCAAAATGAAACTCACCCCATACAGCCGGGGGCAGGATCACACATAAAAGACACACAAGACTGGACACGACAACTGATGCCATAACTTCTATGATTTGAACTAAAAAGAAATTACTCTACAACGAGACAACCGTTTCCACCTGTCTGTCCGTCCCACCCTGCAAGAAGTAACCCAACAACATTCCTCATCTCATGGGAAACACTTGCCACCACGTGATTTATGAAAGATTGTTGCAGCAATTCAACATCAACACCTGAATgcctgtcttttcttttctttgacttTAATAATTAAAGTGTCACTGAGATGAAAACCTCTTTTTCAAGAGGGACCTGCACTATAAGATGTAAGAGAAACAGTGTTATGacaataaatacaacacaaacaaacaggcaaACATAAACCCATGTACTGGAAATGCTTGTTTTGCAGACTAACTATTGCTTCACATCTCTTTAGCTGCACAAATTCAGTTcaaaagaactttttttttgcaagtatTACATCTCTTTCCTCCTGGCACGTTATTTACTACGAATATGGTAACAAAGGAAACCACTGAATTTGCACTCATATAAAAGTTCAGGCCTCAAGTAGGTCTTGTATTGTTAAGTTTCCGTTTCCATTCCTGTACAGTTGAGCAACATGTTGTGGCAATACAGTCAGTTAACGCCACCCCAGCTTGCTTTCAGGAGCCAGTATTTTTGTCTGCCTCCACCCACTCTCTCTTTAACTGTCCTTGACACTTCTGTATTTATAACATatcaaaaaaacccaaaaacgcTCCACTTCCTCAAACCATGTACATCAGAATGCTTCCAAAAGTCCAATCCACTTCAGGGTTAGCTTTTGTTGTGCTGGTCTGCCTCTATTCCATGTTGAACATACTGTTTTGCTAAGAAGTTACTTCATAAATATTTCTGAAAAGCAATGAAATGATATAAGAGTGTTCTgggtaatgttttatttaatgggTCCATAATTCCCTGGTTAGTTTCCTAGAGAGAACTGTGGTACagtgaaaatgtacatttcctTGGAGGAACTGCTCTA includes these proteins:
- the LOC137181304 gene encoding protein shisa-5-like, which produces MASVVVSSLVCLLCVILPPAVWADYCRGYWDTNGHFYDPQQCGTRYCCGNCNSKYCCSEKENRLPEEKQELCSMRSSYGKKSKIAILLGSIIGSIIPIILCVSLIICCVAPCCLCYKKCCRKGRNRSRTHTSHVVMTTLTPANTPQQPVLPSGYQPSYPGYQSVPVQSGYEGPPVPTAPPPPSYLESEADPAYSPGLFSPGQPTYPFQLQPYTLPPHSAELAQPPYNPSYGP
- the LOC137182256 gene encoding protein shisa-5-like: MAPSDNTPIYVVVGFIIPFIIFICCCLFHCYLQYKLCCKPRPTINNITPQHYPQQLNVSPFLGLQNALFQSALVQSGYGSQPMQQGCKPQPMLTMPYLGQPFTPGPLPTYQEAIDPAHPPNPKPDSQAAFNPSQPSCPLQPPVQPPQPNAPPAQPDFLAQPAYNPDYVEPPPKTGY